From the genome of Ectobacillus sp. JY-23, one region includes:
- a CDS encoding protein arginine kinase produces MSLDRIMNEAISPWMKEHGPEEDIVLSSRVRLARNLKRYTFPAFLSEDGALKVLNELQGILQDKDAKIGKLQSIRMDELQPLQRRVLVEKHLISPDLAEAPFAGACLLSENEQISVMINEEDHIRIQCLFPGLQLKEALDLANSVDDLLESNVEYAFDEHLGYLTSCPTNVGTGLRASVMMHLPGLVLTGQMSRIVTAINKLGLVVRGIYGEGSDALGNIFQISNQTTLGKSENDIIEDLRSVVLQIIEQERASRDAIARASGIRLEDKIYRSYGVLANCRLIESAEAASCLSDVRLGIDLGYIKHLSGNILTELMILTQPGILQQYAGFPLRPEERDQRRASLIRERLQFEENKNM; encoded by the coding sequence ATGTCACTTGATCGAATTATGAATGAGGCTATTAGTCCTTGGATGAAAGAACATGGTCCTGAGGAGGATATTGTATTAAGCAGTCGGGTTCGACTTGCACGGAACTTAAAACGATATACATTTCCTGCTTTTTTATCAGAAGATGGAGCTTTAAAGGTATTGAATGAGCTACAAGGCATTTTGCAAGATAAAGATGCAAAGATAGGTAAACTCCAATCAATTAGGATGGATGAGTTACAGCCACTGCAACGAAGGGTACTTGTGGAAAAGCATTTAATTAGCCCTGATTTAGCTGAAGCTCCTTTTGCAGGTGCTTGTCTATTATCAGAAAACGAACAAATTAGCGTTATGATTAATGAAGAAGATCACATTCGCATACAATGTTTATTCCCGGGCTTACAATTAAAAGAGGCATTAGATTTAGCTAATTCAGTGGATGATTTGCTTGAATCAAATGTAGAATATGCATTTGATGAACATCTTGGCTATTTAACAAGCTGTCCGACCAATGTAGGAACTGGTCTACGAGCTTCTGTTATGATGCATTTGCCGGGATTGGTGCTAACAGGTCAAATGTCTCGTATTGTTACAGCTATTAATAAGCTGGGGTTAGTAGTGCGAGGTATATATGGTGAAGGCAGCGATGCCCTCGGTAATATTTTTCAAATATCTAACCAAACAACTCTTGGAAAATCCGAAAACGACATTATTGAAGATTTGCGCAGTGTTGTATTACAAATCATTGAGCAGGAAAGAGCATCTCGAGATGCTATTGCGAGAGCCTCAGGCATACGCCTCGAGGATAAGATATATCGCTCATATGGCGTTCTAGCTAACTGCCGTTTAATTGAGTCGGCAGAAGCAGCTAGTTGTTTATCTGATGTAAGATTAGGGATTGATTTAGGGTACATCAAACATTTGTCTGGTAACATATTAACCGAATTAATGATTTTGACCCAACCAGGTATCTTACAGCAGTATGCAGGCTTTCCATTAAGGCCTGAGGAGCGCGATCAACGTCGTGCCTCATTAATTCGTGAAAGATTACAATTTGAAGAAAATAAAAATATGTAG